A genomic stretch from Spongiibacter nanhainus includes:
- a CDS encoding peptidylprolyl isomerase produces MVIFKTNFGDIKIELDFDNAPKTAENFKQYVEDGFYDGTIFHRVIDGFMIQGGGFEPGMKQKSTRDPIENEADNGLKNEVGTLAMARTMDPHSASAQFFINVKDNDFLNHSGKNMQGWGYAVFGKVTEGMDVVNKIKAVRTTSAAGHQDVPAEDVIIEKAEWQD; encoded by the coding sequence ATGGTTATCTTCAAAACAAATTTCGGCGACATAAAAATTGAACTGGATTTCGATAACGCCCCCAAGACCGCAGAAAATTTCAAACAGTACGTCGAGGATGGCTTCTATGACGGCACCATCTTCCACCGTGTGATCGACGGTTTCATGATCCAGGGCGGCGGTTTTGAGCCCGGCATGAAGCAGAAGTCGACCCGCGACCCCATCGAGAACGAAGCTGACAACGGCCTGAAAAACGAGGTCGGCACACTGGCTATGGCCCGCACCATGGACCCCCACTCAGCCAGCGCCCAGTTCTTTATCAATGTCAAAGACAACGACTTCCTCAACCACAGCGGCAAAAACATGCAGGGTTGGGGCTACGCGGTGTTCGGCAAAGTGACAGAGGGCATGGACGTGGTCAACAAAATCAAGGCGGTTCGCACCACCTCAGCAGCCGGTCATCAGGATGTACCCGCTGAAGATGTCATCATTGAAAAAGCAGAGTGGCAGGACTAA
- a CDS encoding ABC transporter permease: MFKQNAFHYLNMAGFSWMIPVVKLAMWDSPKEQSQEIARLIGLPLAAVLVFLALWSTGASKVDTSLGQLPGPAAVAAAGQSLWQEHKAEREKAEAFYERQRVRNEKKLAANPDAETKIRDYPGKETYIDQIVTSLKTVFTGFVVASLIAIPIGVACGLSPLLNTAIAPIVQILKPVSPLAWLPLVTMVVSALYISDDPMMPKSFVNSAITVTLCCMWPTLINTAMGVANIDKDLINVGRVIRLGWITRVSKIAIPASLPMIFTGLRISLGIGWMVLIAAEMLAQNPGLGKFVWDEFQNGSSESLARIMFAVFTIGLIGFALDSLMQTLHKLVAHDDASA, translated from the coding sequence ATGTTTAAGCAAAATGCCTTTCACTACCTTAATATGGCCGGCTTTAGTTGGATGATTCCGGTGGTCAAGCTGGCCATGTGGGACAGCCCCAAGGAACAGAGCCAGGAAATTGCCCGTCTGATCGGTCTTCCTTTAGCCGCCGTTTTGGTATTCCTGGCACTGTGGTCTACCGGCGCTTCAAAAGTCGACACCAGTCTTGGTCAACTGCCCGGCCCCGCCGCCGTAGCGGCAGCGGGCCAAAGCCTCTGGCAGGAGCACAAGGCCGAACGGGAAAAAGCCGAGGCGTTTTACGAACGCCAGCGGGTGAGAAACGAGAAAAAACTGGCGGCCAACCCCGACGCGGAAACCAAGATCCGCGACTACCCCGGCAAAGAGACCTATATCGATCAAATCGTGACCAGTCTCAAAACCGTATTCACCGGTTTTGTCGTGGCCTCACTGATCGCTATCCCAATTGGCGTGGCTTGCGGCTTAAGCCCTCTGCTCAACACCGCCATTGCGCCAATCGTGCAGATTCTCAAGCCGGTCTCGCCACTGGCGTGGCTACCGCTGGTGACGATGGTGGTATCGGCGCTGTATATCAGTGACGATCCGATGATGCCGAAATCCTTTGTCAATTCCGCAATCACCGTCACCCTGTGCTGCATGTGGCCGACTCTGATCAATACCGCCATGGGCGTGGCCAATATCGATAAAGACCTGATCAATGTGGGCCGGGTGATTCGCCTGGGTTGGATTACCCGGGTCAGCAAAATCGCCATTCCTGCATCCCTGCCGATGATCTTCACCGGACTGCGCATTTCCCTGGGGATTGGCTGGATGGTGCTGATCGCCGCAGAAATGCTGGCGCAAAACCCCGGTCTGGGCAAATTCGTCTGGGACGAATTTCAGAACGGCAGCTCGGAATCTCTCGCCAGAATCATGTTTGCGGTGTTCACCATTGGCCTGATTGGCTTTGCCCTGGATTCCCTCATGCAAACCCTGCACAAACTCGTCGCCCACGACGACGCTAGCGCTTAA
- a CDS encoding ANTAR domain-containing response regulator, with amino-acid sequence MKVLLIDIDDNRANKIDPIVSWAGMELLNLNNHRADGPAGNHSADIYTHVKNVHPEIILVDTDSPSRDVLEDLAQQNRTAPKTVITLDKSQSESINRLAADVGISLYAIDAVPHRLLQALIDVTISHFHSIDRLRSEVQELKPAIEERQFLNQAIAFIMDTYGLSEHQANDLLTKNADRQQRDIGALAKQLVETGSFV; translated from the coding sequence ATGAAAGTATTGCTTATTGATATTGATGACAACCGCGCCAACAAAATTGACCCTATTGTGTCCTGGGCCGGCATGGAGCTGCTAAACCTCAACAACCATCGGGCCGATGGCCCCGCCGGCAACCACAGTGCCGACATTTACACCCACGTAAAGAACGTTCACCCGGAAATCATCTTGGTGGACACCGACTCCCCCAGCCGGGATGTACTGGAAGACCTGGCGCAACAAAATCGCACTGCCCCCAAAACCGTCATCACCCTGGATAAAAGCCAGTCCGAGAGCATCAATCGCCTGGCCGCCGATGTGGGTATCAGCCTCTATGCCATAGACGCGGTCCCCCACCGCCTGCTGCAAGCCCTTATCGACGTCACCATCAGCCACTTCCACAGTATCGACAGACTGCGCAGTGAAGTGCAGGAACTCAAGCCCGCGATAGAAGAGCGGCAATTCCTCAACCAGGCCATTGCCTTTATTATGGATACCTACGGCCTGTCGGAGCATCAGGCCAATGACTTACTCACCAAAAACGCCGACCGGCAGCAACGAGACATTGGCGCGCTGGCAAAGCAGCTAGTGGAAACCGGCTCTTTCGTTTAA
- a CDS encoding tRNA-(ms[2]io[6]A)-hydroxylase yields the protein MSVDISEILDFLPCETPDAWVEAALAHPEELLIDHANCEKKAAGTALNLMFRYVDKIDLLNKMSRLAREELRHFEQVLAIMKKRGVEYRHISSARYANGLRELARSSDPGKLVDILICGALIEARSCERFARIAPHLDEELKAFYEGLLKSESRHFKDYLSLARSYADEDIAPRVAVFREREQQLIESTDTAFRFHSGPLAA from the coding sequence ATGTCTGTAGATATCAGCGAAATCCTCGATTTTCTCCCCTGTGAAACCCCCGATGCCTGGGTAGAGGCAGCATTGGCGCACCCTGAAGAGCTGTTGATCGACCACGCCAACTGCGAAAAAAAGGCGGCGGGCACGGCCCTCAATCTGATGTTTCGCTACGTTGACAAGATCGACCTGCTCAACAAAATGTCCCGGCTGGCCAGAGAGGAGCTGCGGCATTTTGAGCAGGTATTGGCCATCATGAAAAAGCGCGGGGTGGAGTATCGCCATATCAGCTCAGCCCGCTATGCCAATGGCCTGCGGGAACTGGCCCGCAGCAGCGATCCGGGCAAACTGGTGGATATTCTGATCTGCGGCGCGTTGATAGAAGCCCGCAGCTGCGAGCGCTTTGCCCGCATCGCACCGCACTTGGACGAAGAACTGAAAGCCTTCTACGAGGGGCTATTGAAATCCGAGAGTCGTCACTTCAAAGACTACCTCTCCTTGGCCCGAAGCTATGCCGACGAGGATATTGCCCCCCGAGTCGCGGTGTTTCGGGAGCGCGAGCAACAACTGATTGAAAGTACCGATACGGCGTTTCGCTTCCACAGCGGTCCCCTGGCAGCGTGA
- a CDS encoding ABC transporter ATP-binding protein, which translates to MPSYLDISHISMDFPTKAGPFRALDKVDLKIDRGEFISLIGHSGCGKSTVLNVVAGLYQASEGAVILESKEVNQPGPDRAVVFQNHSLFPWLTVYENVEIAVKQVFKRSKTKAEIRDWVKHNLELVHMSHALHKYPAEISGGMKQRVGIARALSMEPKVLLMDEPFGALDALTRAHLQDALMDIQAELNNTVILITHDVDEAVLLSDRIVMMTNGPAATVGDILSVDLPRPRERLSLADNPDYNHYRAEVLTFLHKKQAKSEVPPRQPKPTESSSPLKKVVG; encoded by the coding sequence ATGCCTAGCTATCTCGATATCTCCCATATCAGCATGGACTTCCCCACTAAGGCGGGGCCCTTTCGCGCCTTGGACAAGGTGGATTTAAAAATTGACCGCGGCGAGTTTATCTCATTGATCGGCCACTCCGGCTGTGGCAAGTCCACCGTACTCAACGTCGTTGCCGGTCTCTACCAGGCCAGTGAGGGCGCCGTTATTTTGGAATCCAAAGAAGTGAATCAACCTGGCCCGGATCGTGCTGTGGTTTTCCAAAATCACAGCCTGTTTCCCTGGCTTACGGTCTACGAAAATGTCGAAATCGCAGTTAAACAAGTCTTCAAACGCAGCAAAACCAAAGCCGAAATTCGGGACTGGGTTAAACACAACCTTGAATTGGTGCACATGTCACACGCTTTGCACAAATATCCTGCAGAAATCTCCGGGGGTATGAAGCAGCGAGTGGGCATTGCGCGAGCCTTATCTATGGAACCCAAGGTATTACTCATGGACGAACCCTTTGGCGCCCTGGATGCCCTCACCCGGGCCCACCTGCAAGACGCCTTGATGGATATCCAGGCCGAGCTCAACAATACCGTGATCCTGATAACCCACGACGTCGATGAAGCCGTACTGTTGTCGGACCGTATTGTGATGATGACCAACGGCCCCGCGGCAACGGTTGGCGATATTCTGAGTGTCGACCTTCCCCGGCCCCGGGAGCGACTGAGCCTCGCGGACAACCCCGACTACAATCACTACCGGGCAGAGGTACTGACCTTCCTGCATAAAAAGCAGGCAAAAAGTGAAGTCCCACCACGACAGCCCAAACCCACGGAGTCGTCGTCACCGCTTAAAAAAGTAGTGGGCTAA
- a CDS encoding DUF1289 domain-containing protein → MADSVPRIKTPCIGVCSTGIGDDVCRGCKRFCHEIIDWNGYSQEQKGIIDQRLDSFLVQVMGDKLHIVNAELLRWQLDTQQLRYPAHKAPYIWLFQLLRAGAGQIQEPRQYGFVVDANWQHLGLPALREVIDNEFYQLSLAHYERYIGRFVQKRA, encoded by the coding sequence TTGGCAGACAGTGTGCCCCGCATCAAAACCCCCTGTATTGGTGTGTGTTCCACCGGTATCGGCGACGATGTCTGTCGTGGCTGCAAGCGCTTTTGCCACGAAATTATCGACTGGAATGGCTATAGCCAGGAACAGAAGGGCATCATCGATCAGCGTTTGGACAGTTTTCTGGTCCAGGTGATGGGGGATAAGCTGCATATCGTCAATGCGGAGCTGTTGCGCTGGCAGCTGGATACGCAGCAATTGCGCTATCCGGCCCACAAAGCCCCCTACATCTGGCTGTTTCAGCTGCTTCGCGCCGGTGCCGGGCAGATACAGGAGCCGCGCCAGTACGGCTTTGTGGTGGATGCCAATTGGCAACACCTGGGGCTGCCCGCGCTGAGGGAAGTCATCGACAACGAGTTTTATCAGCTCTCCCTGGCCCACTACGAGCGCTATATCGGGCGCTTCGTGCAAAAACGGGCCTGA
- the acnB gene encoding bifunctional aconitate hydratase 2/2-methylisocitrate dehydratase encodes MLEAYRKHVEERAAQGIVPKPLNAEQVAGLVELLKNPPAGEEETLVDLISNRVPPGVDEAAYVKAGFLSALVKGETSSPLISKEEAVKLLGNMHGGYNIATLVDLLDDSDLAELAATELKHTLLMFDAFHDVEEKAKAGNEHAKAILQSWADGEWFTQRPDVPESIVKTVFKVTGETNTDDLSPAPDAWSRPDIPLHALAMYKMARDGITPDEPGTIGPLKQIEELEKKGHPIAMVGDVVGTGSSRKSATNSVLWFFGEDIPGVPNKRGGGVCIGGKVAPIFYNTMEDAGALVFEADVDNLNMGDVIEIRPYDGQIKNYETGDVLSTFELKSQVLLDEVRAGGRINLIIGRGLTAKARESLGLPPSDLFRQPAQPEDTGKGFTLAQKMVGRACGLPEGQGVRPGTYCEPQMTTVGSQDTTGPMTRDELKDLACLGFSADLTMQSFCHTAAYPKPVDIDTQHTLPDFIQTRGGVALRPGDGIIHSWLNRMLLPDTVGTGGDSHTRFPMGISFPAGSGLVAFAAATGVMPLDMPESVLVRFKGKMQPGITLRDLVHAIPYQAIKDGHLTVEKKGKKNIFSGRILEIEGLEGLTVEQAFELSDASAERSAAGCTIKQGIDEISEYLRSNITLLRWMVSEGYGDPRTLERRAKKMEEWLANPSLLEADADAEYAAVIEIDLDQLKEPVVCCPNDPDDAKLLSEVQGDKVDEVFIGSCMTNIGHFRAAGKLLDAHKGNLTTRLWLSPPTKMDQHTLMEEGYYNIFGAAGARMEMPGCSLCMGNQARVADGATVLSTSTRNFPNRLGTGANVYLTSAELAAVGAIVGKLPTPAEYLEYCKDLDSMSEEIYRYMNFDQIESFQKGAEEGVRIASVEVTEVAV; translated from the coding sequence GTGCTAGAAGCCTACCGCAAGCATGTCGAAGAGCGCGCCGCTCAGGGCATCGTCCCCAAACCCCTTAACGCCGAGCAAGTTGCAGGCCTGGTTGAACTACTGAAAAACCCGCCCGCCGGCGAAGAAGAGACGCTCGTCGACCTGATCAGCAACCGCGTTCCCCCCGGCGTGGATGAGGCGGCCTACGTTAAAGCGGGCTTTTTGTCTGCCCTGGTTAAGGGCGAGACCTCCTCTCCCCTGATCAGCAAAGAAGAAGCCGTGAAACTGCTGGGCAATATGCACGGCGGCTACAATATTGCCACCCTGGTGGATTTGCTGGACGACAGCGACCTGGCCGAACTGGCTGCCACCGAGCTCAAGCATACCCTGCTGATGTTTGATGCCTTCCACGACGTGGAAGAAAAAGCCAAGGCCGGCAATGAGCACGCTAAAGCCATTCTGCAAAGCTGGGCCGACGGCGAGTGGTTCACTCAGCGCCCTGACGTCCCAGAGTCCATCGTCAAGACCGTCTTCAAGGTTACCGGCGAAACCAACACCGACGACCTGTCTCCGGCCCCGGATGCCTGGTCCCGTCCCGACATCCCGCTGCACGCTCTGGCCATGTACAAAATGGCCCGGGATGGCATTACCCCGGATGAGCCCGGCACCATTGGCCCCTTGAAGCAAATCGAAGAGCTGGAAAAGAAAGGCCACCCCATCGCCATGGTGGGCGACGTTGTAGGTACCGGTTCATCGCGTAAATCCGCGACTAACTCAGTACTGTGGTTCTTCGGTGAAGACATTCCCGGCGTGCCCAACAAACGCGGCGGCGGTGTGTGTATCGGCGGTAAAGTGGCCCCGATTTTTTACAACACCATGGAAGATGCCGGCGCACTGGTCTTTGAAGCCGACGTCGACAACCTCAACATGGGCGACGTGATTGAGATTCGTCCCTACGACGGTCAGATCAAGAACTATGAGACCGGCGACGTGCTCAGCACCTTTGAGCTGAAGTCCCAGGTGCTGCTGGACGAAGTCCGTGCCGGTGGCCGAATCAACCTGATTATCGGTCGCGGCCTGACCGCCAAAGCCCGCGAATCCCTGGGTCTGCCCCCCTCTGACCTGTTCCGCCAGCCCGCCCAACCGGAAGACACCGGCAAAGGCTTTACCCTGGCACAAAAAATGGTCGGTCGCGCCTGTGGCCTACCCGAAGGTCAAGGCGTGCGCCCCGGCACCTACTGCGAGCCCCAGATGACCACCGTCGGCTCCCAGGACACCACCGGCCCGATGACCCGGGACGAGCTGAAAGACCTGGCCTGCCTGGGCTTCTCTGCCGATTTGACCATGCAGTCTTTCTGTCACACCGCGGCCTACCCCAAGCCCGTGGATATCGACACCCAGCACACCCTGCCAGACTTCATCCAAACCCGCGGCGGTGTTGCCCTGCGCCCCGGTGACGGCATCATCCACAGCTGGCTGAACCGCATGCTGCTGCCCGACACCGTCGGCACCGGCGGTGACTCCCACACCCGCTTCCCGATGGGGATCTCCTTCCCCGCCGGCTCCGGTCTGGTGGCCTTTGCCGCCGCCACCGGCGTCATGCCGCTGGATATGCCTGAGTCCGTGCTGGTGCGCTTCAAAGGCAAAATGCAGCCCGGCATCACCCTGCGGGACTTGGTTCACGCCATCCCCTACCAGGCCATTAAAGACGGCCACCTGACCGTCGAGAAAAAAGGCAAGAAGAACATCTTCTCCGGCCGCATTCTCGAGATCGAGGGCCTGGAAGGCCTGACCGTCGAGCAGGCCTTTGAGCTGTCTGACGCCTCTGCCGAGCGCTCCGCTGCCGGCTGTACCATCAAACAAGGCATCGACGAGATCTCCGAGTACCTGCGCTCCAACATCACCCTGCTGCGCTGGATGGTGAGCGAAGGTTACGGCGACCCCCGTACTCTGGAGCGTCGCGCCAAGAAGATGGAAGAGTGGCTGGCCAACCCCAGCCTGCTGGAAGCCGACGCCGACGCCGAGTACGCCGCGGTTATCGAAATCGACCTGGACCAGCTCAAAGAGCCCGTGGTCTGCTGCCCCAACGACCCCGACGACGCCAAGCTGCTGTCTGAGGTTCAAGGCGACAAGGTCGACGAAGTGTTTATCGGTAGCTGCATGACCAACATCGGTCACTTCCGCGCTGCGGGTAAACTGCTGGACGCCCACAAAGGCAACCTGACTACCCGCCTGTGGTTGTCACCGCCCACCAAAATGGACCAGCACACGCTGATGGAAGAAGGTTACTACAACATCTTTGGCGCCGCCGGCGCTCGGATGGAAATGCCCGGCTGCTCGCTGTGCATGGGTAACCAAGCCCGGGTAGCAGACGGCGCGACCGTGCTGTCCACCTCCACCCGAAACTTCCCCAACCGCCTGGGCACCGGCGCCAACGTCTATCTGACTTCAGCCGAACTGGCCGCGGTCGGCGCCATCGTTGGCAAACTGCCTACCCCCGCGGAGTACCTGGAGTACTGCAAAGATCTGGATAGCATGTCAGAGGAAATCTACCGCTA
- a CDS encoding UDP-2,3-diacylglucosamine diphosphatase, which translates to MLQLFISDLHLDDERPATTRAFLRFLQEEARGADQLYILGDFFESWIGDDDSSPLIDTVTAALRELSSAGTELFIMQGNRDFLLGEVFCQAVGAKLLPDPSVINLAGEPTLLMHGDSLCTADKEYIAFRQLARSEAWQREVLAKPLEERRALARQLRMASFEANSNKADDIMDVTPEEVSAQMAATACSTLIHGHTHRPARHQVTVNGKSGERWVLGDWVESSAEGEAGHCHYLRCDGTDLQLVRYLFS; encoded by the coding sequence ATGCTACAACTGTTCATCTCTGACCTGCATTTAGATGACGAGCGCCCGGCTACCACCCGGGCGTTTTTGCGTTTCCTGCAAGAGGAAGCCCGTGGCGCCGATCAGCTGTACATACTCGGCGACTTTTTTGAAAGCTGGATTGGCGACGATGACAGCAGCCCGCTGATTGATACGGTGACCGCCGCCCTGAGAGAGCTAAGCTCAGCGGGCACCGAACTCTTTATCATGCAGGGCAACCGGGACTTCCTGCTTGGCGAAGTATTCTGCCAGGCCGTTGGCGCCAAGCTGTTGCCCGATCCCTCGGTTATAAACCTGGCCGGAGAACCCACCCTGCTGATGCACGGCGACAGTCTCTGCACCGCCGACAAAGAATATATCGCCTTTCGGCAACTGGCCCGCTCGGAAGCCTGGCAGCGCGAGGTGTTGGCCAAGCCTTTAGAAGAGCGGCGCGCGCTGGCTCGTCAGCTGCGCATGGCCAGCTTTGAGGCCAACAGCAACAAAGCCGATGACATTATGGATGTCACGCCCGAAGAAGTCAGTGCGCAAATGGCCGCCACAGCTTGCTCAACGCTTATTCACGGCCACACCCACCGGCCCGCTCGACACCAAGTCACTGTCAATGGCAAGTCTGGCGAGCGCTGGGTACTGGGGGACTGGGTGGAAAGTTCAGCGGAAGGCGAAGCCGGGCATTGTCACTACCTGCGCTGCGATGGCACCGATCTTCAACTGGTGCGTTATCTATTTTCCTGA
- a CDS encoding CmpA/NrtA family ABC transporter substrate-binding protein produces the protein MSWYKKLVKPAIAALAIGSAGLGHAQELEKDELKFGFIKLTDMAPLAIAYEKLFFEEEGLFVTLEAQANWKVLLDRVITGELDGAHMLAGQPLGATIGFGTQAHIITAFSMDLNGNGITVSNDIWEQMKPSIPKRDDGKPVHPIKADYLKPVVEKYKAEGKPFNMGMVFPVSTHNYELRYWLASGGIHPGYYAPKRGDIGGQIDADALLSVTPPPQMPATLEAGTIYGYCVGEPWNQQAVFKGIGVPVITDYEIWKDNPEKVFGVSKEWADKYPNTHIAVVKALIRAAKWLDDNNNANRPEAVKILSQSNYVGADYEVIANSMTGTFEYEKGDKRPVPDFNVFFRYNATFPYYSDAIWYLTQMRRWGQIAEHKPDSWYMDIAKKVYRPDIYAEAAKQLIAEGKMSASDFPDFDSETGFKPPQTEFIDGITYDGSKPNDYLEQFEIGLKKGDVLE, from the coding sequence ATGTCCTGGTACAAAAAATTAGTCAAGCCCGCCATAGCCGCCTTGGCTATCGGCTCAGCGGGTTTGGGACACGCGCAGGAACTGGAGAAAGACGAACTCAAGTTTGGCTTTATCAAACTCACTGATATGGCACCCCTAGCCATTGCCTACGAAAAGCTTTTCTTTGAAGAAGAAGGTCTATTCGTCACCCTCGAAGCCCAGGCCAACTGGAAGGTCCTGCTGGACCGAGTCATTACCGGTGAGCTAGACGGCGCCCATATGCTGGCAGGTCAACCACTGGGCGCCACCATCGGCTTTGGCACCCAGGCCCACATCATTACCGCCTTCAGCATGGATTTAAACGGCAACGGCATCACCGTATCCAACGACATTTGGGAGCAAATGAAGCCCAGTATCCCCAAGCGGGATGACGGCAAACCCGTGCACCCCATCAAAGCGGATTACCTCAAACCCGTGGTAGAAAAATACAAAGCCGAGGGCAAGCCCTTCAACATGGGTATGGTGTTCCCGGTTTCGACCCACAACTACGAGCTGCGCTACTGGCTTGCGTCAGGAGGGATTCATCCCGGCTACTACGCCCCCAAACGCGGCGATATTGGCGGCCAGATCGATGCAGACGCGCTACTCTCGGTGACGCCACCCCCGCAGATGCCCGCCACCTTGGAAGCCGGAACGATCTACGGCTACTGCGTGGGCGAACCCTGGAACCAGCAAGCCGTCTTCAAGGGCATCGGCGTTCCGGTCATTACCGATTATGAAATCTGGAAGGACAATCCCGAGAAAGTCTTTGGCGTCAGCAAAGAGTGGGCAGACAAATATCCCAATACCCATATCGCGGTAGTCAAAGCGCTGATTCGCGCCGCCAAATGGTTGGACGACAACAACAATGCCAACCGTCCCGAGGCCGTGAAGATTCTCAGCCAATCCAACTATGTCGGCGCGGACTACGAGGTTATCGCCAACTCCATGACCGGCACTTTCGAATATGAGAAAGGCGACAAGCGGCCGGTGCCCGATTTCAACGTATTCTTCCGCTACAACGCCACCTTCCCCTACTACTCCGACGCCATTTGGTACCTAACGCAAATGCGTCGCTGGGGTCAGATTGCCGAGCACAAGCCCGACAGCTGGTACATGGACATCGCCAAAAAAGTCTATCGCCCCGATATCTATGCCGAGGCTGCCAAGCAGCTGATTGCCGAGGGCAAAATGAGCGCCTCTGACTTCCCCGATTTTGATTCTGAAACCGGCTTTAAGCCGCCGCAAACCGAGTTTATCGATGGCATTACCTACGATGGCAGCAAGCCCAACGACTACCTCGAGCAGTTTGAAATCGGCCTGAAAAAAGGCGACGTCCTGGAATAA
- a CDS encoding CmpA/NrtA family ABC transporter substrate-binding protein, whose amino-acid sequence MEVEKSELTLGFIPLTDCAPLVIAHEKGYFRKEGLSVTLSRETSWAAVRDKIGLGILDGAQMIASMPVASRLGVCGPKINMVSAMVLDLNGNAITINNELYERLYSIDPRSEFSPLIAAQALQCLVEENKRARRPKLRFGVVYPCSTQNYELRYWLASAGIDPDHDIEIVVIPPPRMVSAMVDGDIHGFCVGEPWNTLAVQQQLGHVVATKYQLWNNSPEKVFAVNESWAERHPATHQAVLRALLRACAWLDKKENRRAAARIISQAAYIALPEDTVAMSLTGHSLKHKDRPPESVSDFHVFHRYSANFPWLNHAEWFISQMYRWGQLTTPINIEETVSSVFKPAEYRIAAAAVGIESPSIDRKTEGNLHEKMMLPKSQQLGPNQFLDGQVITVGGILKYLEQQSLSRADIKALRLINDAMNNRQTKAEASDSGSEH is encoded by the coding sequence ATGGAAGTTGAAAAATCCGAGCTGACACTGGGTTTTATCCCGCTGACAGACTGCGCGCCCCTGGTGATCGCTCATGAAAAGGGCTACTTCCGCAAGGAGGGCCTGTCGGTCACCCTGTCCCGGGAAACCTCCTGGGCAGCGGTGCGGGACAAGATCGGCCTGGGCATTCTCGACGGCGCCCAAATGATCGCCTCCATGCCGGTGGCCTCCAGGCTTGGGGTCTGCGGCCCCAAGATCAATATGGTCAGCGCCATGGTGCTGGACCTGAACGGCAATGCCATCACTATCAACAATGAGCTGTATGAGCGCCTCTACAGCATTGATCCCCGCAGCGAGTTCAGTCCGCTGATTGCGGCTCAGGCACTGCAATGCTTGGTAGAGGAAAACAAACGAGCCAGGCGTCCCAAGCTGCGTTTTGGCGTGGTCTACCCCTGCTCCACACAAAACTATGAACTGCGCTATTGGCTGGCCAGCGCCGGCATCGATCCGGACCATGATATTGAAATCGTGGTCATTCCCCCACCGCGGATGGTCTCGGCAATGGTGGACGGCGACATTCACGGGTTTTGCGTCGGTGAACCCTGGAATACCCTGGCCGTGCAACAACAGCTCGGTCATGTGGTGGCCACCAAATACCAGTTATGGAACAACAGCCCCGAGAAGGTCTTTGCTGTCAACGAGAGTTGGGCCGAGCGCCACCCCGCTACTCACCAGGCGGTATTGCGAGCGCTGCTGCGCGCCTGTGCCTGGTTGGACAAAAAGGAAAACCGTCGCGCCGCCGCACGCATAATCAGCCAGGCTGCCTATATCGCGCTGCCAGAGGACACCGTGGCCATGTCGTTAACCGGCCACTCCCTCAAGCACAAAGACAGGCCACCGGAATCGGTATCGGACTTCCACGTCTTCCACCGCTATTCCGCCAATTTCCCCTGGTTAAACCACGCTGAGTGGTTTATCTCCCAGATGTACCGCTGGGGGCAGTTGACCACCCCTATTAATATCGAAGAAACCGTATCGTCAGTGTTTAAGCCTGCAGAATACCGTATCGCCGCAGCGGCAGTGGGCATAGAATCGCCCAGTATCGACCGGAAAACAGAGGGCAACCTGCACGAAAAAATGATGCTGCCCAAGTCCCAGCAACTGGGACCCAACCAATTTCTCGATGGTCAGGTGATCACGGTTGGCGGCATACTGAAGTACTTGGAACAGCAGAGTTTGTCCCGAGCCGATATAAAGGCATTGCGTTTGATTAACGATGCCATGAACAACCGCCAGACCAAGGCCGAAGCATCGGACAGTGGCTCTGAACACTAG